CAAGCCACCTTGCTCGGCTCCTGGCCCTGCGCCAGCCGTGCATTAAGCGCCCGGCGGATCACGCCAGGGTCGGCGAGGAATGAGGCGCGTGGTCTGATAGCGAGCTCGGGTGCCGCCCTCGGATAGCACCGGCGTGCCGGATGCGGCCGAGCGCAGCCCAGCAAAGTCATCCTGCTGGGTGTCCGATCTCACCAGCGTGTGAGCCGAAAGGGTAGTGCAGGACCTCCGGACGAGGCCGGGCGAGCAGCGAAGATCTGGCTGCCTGACTCTGTGTATGGATCCGTTTGGCCAGCCTCGTGCTTCTCCAAAGCATGGCCGTGTTCCACCTTCAATGTGTGGTCCACCGAGGGTGCGTGAGCGGCATCGCTCTCGATACCCAGCAGATCGCTGCCCGTACAGAGGCGGAGGCGATCAGCGAGGCCGAGGCTCGGTTCGCGCGCCTCTTAGGTCCTCGATCAGGGCTGGCCGTTCTGAAGGACGATGCTGGCCACACCATCTGGACCTCACGATCTCCTGTGCAGTCGCCCGCCCCCGGCGAAGCATGATCGCACCTACCGGCCTACATCCGCTCCGGTTGCGCGAGCATGATGGCGGCGCGGACGGCGGCTCGCCGAAGCTCCACGCTGGCCCAGGGCTGCCCGATCAGTGTGTTTGCGAATGGGTGCGAGGCTACAGCCGCAGCTGGGTCGATCCGGTAGCCCTCGCCGAACGAAACCGGGCCAGAGGTCGGGTCGGCCATGTAGGCGTCCACCACGGCCGCCACGTCATCGTCGACGATGTCGAGGGTATCGAACAGGTCGAGGGTCATGGGCCGGTTTGCCATGCGAGGGCCATAGCCACTTCACGATGGCTGCGATCTGAACGAGGTTAACCGAACTGGTGCAGCCCGATCACGTCCCTGTGAGCCGCGACAAGCAACTGTATGTGCTCAGTGCCACCACGCCCTCACCTCGATGGGTGGACCAGAGCGCGCTACCGGGCGCCATGGACATAGAGATCCCCAGCTTCGGCGACCTGCGCCGGACTATGATCAAGACCGCCATCATCATGGGCTTCCCCGTTCAGGGATGAGCGGTAGTAGGCCAGTCTCAGCAATCAGGCGAATGCGCAGCTCCTGGTGAGACCGCTCGCTTGTTTCCGGCGACAGCCTAGGGATCGCATCCGTTGCAGCTGCCGGGTGGGCCCACGCTTTGTGCTCAAGCGATGCGCGACGAAGCAATATGCTGGATCGGAAAGCAAATTTCCGGATCAAACGAACAAAACGCAGGCGCACACGCTTCCGTGGGTCATTTTATAAGCTCTATTGCAGATTATATATGCAGAAACATACAGAAATATCTTGTCTAAATCCGTGTTTTTCTAGCAACGATACATATCAACGTGTGTCACGCGGAAATATTCCGGTTGCTTATTGTCTATCCTCAGATCCAATAGCCTTCAGCCGGCGCCGTAAGCCGTTGGCACGCAAGCCCGGCGATAGATGCGGGCAGAAACAAAGACAAAGCGGCGAGATCCGAACAATCGGGCGCTGCCGCACCGCTGGTCTCGAAGCTTTGGGGTTATCGATGAGGTTCTTGAAAAGCTCTCTGCTTGGATCCGCCGCTGCGTTTGCTGCAGTTGGAGGTGCCCACGCCGCCGATCTTCCGGTCAAGAAGGCGGTTCCGATCGAGTACGTCCGTGTCTGCGGCGCGTATGGCGCCGGCTTCTTCTACATTCCCGGTACCGACACCTGCCTGCGCGTCTCGGGCCGCGCTCGGTTCGAAGGCGGCTTCCAGCCCAGCTACACCCGCCAATCCGGTACGAATGCCGGCGATACGTCGGGCTACCAGGGCCGGATGCGCATCAACCTCGATGCCCGCACCCAGACCGCCTACGGCACCCTGCGCGCCTTCGTCCGCCTCGATGCCGGCGCCCGCACCGGCTACTCCGGCGTCGGCACCTCCGGCACGCAGCAGCGCATCGGCCAGGCCTTCCCGGGCATCGGCACCGATCAGTTCGGCCGTGATCAGCAGTTCGTGAACGTCGACAAGGCGTTCATACAGTTCGCCGGCCTGACCGCCGGTCGCGCCTCCTCGTTCTTCGACTTCTACGCCCACGACTTCGAGTTCGCTGGCGCCACTCTTGGCTCGGACGTGTTCTCGACCAACCTGCTCGCCTACACGGCGACGATCGGCAACGGCCTCTCGGCGACGCTCTCGATCGAGGATCCGGTCTTCCGCCGCACCCCGATCTTCTCGCCGCTCGCCGTGTCGCCGATGCTCAACACCGGCAGCACGCAGAACTTCGGCGTGACCAACCAGCCGACTCCGGTCTTCATCGGCTACACCGGCGGCGTCCCGACCCGCTACAGCTTCATCGACGTCATTGAGCGTTCGCGCATGCCCGACTTCGTCGGCGTCGCCCGCCTCGACCAAGCTTGGGGTTCGGCCCAGCTCTCCGCTGCCGTGCACGAGCTGAACGTCGGCAACGTTGCCAACGGCGCCGGCACCGGCACCGGCTCGAACGTCAGCATCCCGCACACCAACAACTCGTATGGCTGGGCGGTTCAGGGCGGCCTGAAGATCAACGCGCCGTTCATTGCCCCGGGCGATGCCCTCTACCTGCAGGGCGCCTACGGTTCTGGCGCTCAGATGTACACCGGCTATTGCGCGTACACCGGCTGCTACACGCAGGCTACGACGACGATCCAGGGCCAGAAGTTCACACAGTACTTCTCGGATGCGACGGTCAACCCGTTCACCGGCCAGCTTGAGCAGTCGACAAGCTTCACGGCGACGGCGTCGTACCTGCATTACTGGACGCCGGAATGGCGCTCGGCCTTCTTCGGCTCCTACGGCGAGCAGAGCTTCTCCCAGAGCGCGCGCCTCGCTCAGGGCGCAATCTTCAACCTTGTGAACCCGAATGGCACCAACACCTTCGGCGGCAATGCGGTTGGTACGCCGGGCACCCGGTTCTTCCAGCTGAGCCAAGCTCTCCGCGACACCTATCAGTTCGTGGCGGGCGGCAGCATCATCTGGTCGCCGGTCAAGGATCTCGATATCGGCGTCGAGGCCTTCTACACGCAGATCGGCCTGAAGAGCGGCCGGGCGATTGATCAGGACAAGAGCCCGACCGCCTACGCCAACGTTGCTGGCATCAACAACGGCACCTTCAACCCTGCCACTGCAACCAAGGACTCAATCTCGCAGGTGCGCTTCCGCGTCCAGCGCGACTTCTAGTTTCCCAGATCGGGATCGGGTGTTCTCCAAAGCTCCGATCTTGATGTCCCCGTGCAACGGGACCCCACTCGCCCGGCCGAAAGGCCGGGCTTTTTTGTACTCTCCAGCGCGCCTGGACCTGCGCCGCAGATCGAAAATCACGGACGACGGGATTGAGGCGGTCACCGCTGCCTTACCCGAGGGGTGAGGACGTCGAGGCATTCACCTTGCAGGTCCGGCCACCGAGCGGACGTAGCAAGGCGATCAAGATGCACCTGCAGGTCAAGAAGCTGCTGGCCGACAAGGCAACCATGCTTGGCTCGCGCCTCACGATGGTGAGGACCGCCGACATCATGGGCTTTCCGGTCCAGGGATGAGCGCAGAAACGCCTGAAGCCCAGCGGGAGTGGGCGACGATCCCATACATGATGAGGCGGCTCGACGGGTTCGCTCGCGGGCTCGGCCTCGGCGAGGCGACTGCGCGCCGGATCGTGGAACAGGTCGTCGCCGATATGCCGCTGCACACAGACGACGAGCGTGTAGAGTGGGCCCGAAATTGGCTGCTCGCGGCGGCTTCGGCGGAGTAGACGCCGCGCGTCGCTAAGTGGTCCATGACCTAGGCGGGCTGATCCTCAGGAGGCCGGCGGCCGGATCACCACCACCGCAGGCGGGCTGACAATCCACTTCGGCACGGTCGTCTGGCGTGATGGGTCCAGGTGCGTGAGCGTGTCGCTTGCCGCGTACACGAGGTCGGGGCCGAAGCGAACGCCCGGCAAACCTATGAAATAGACCATGCCGGTACGCTGCAGTACCTCACCGTCATGGCCACCAAACGCCTGACGCTCGCGGATCTACGCAAGGCTGGCACGATCACCAGCTCCGAGATCGTCGCAGCGGTCGATGCATACGTCCACAATCCTGCCGCAGGACCGTATCGCTTTGCCAGCGGTCACAGCCTCGACATAGCGGCAGCTGTCGCCATGTCGGAGGAATTCGCCAGGATGGTGGCGCGGCCAGGGCCGAAGGAGAAGGTGTTCCGAACCGCGGTAACTACTGCCGCCATGTCCGCTCGCCTGAGCC
This is a stretch of genomic DNA from Methylobacterium tardum. It encodes these proteins:
- a CDS encoding porin, translating into MRFLKSSLLGSAAAFAAVGGAHAADLPVKKAVPIEYVRVCGAYGAGFFYIPGTDTCLRVSGRARFEGGFQPSYTRQSGTNAGDTSGYQGRMRINLDARTQTAYGTLRAFVRLDAGARTGYSGVGTSGTQQRIGQAFPGIGTDQFGRDQQFVNVDKAFIQFAGLTAGRASSFFDFYAHDFEFAGATLGSDVFSTNLLAYTATIGNGLSATLSIEDPVFRRTPIFSPLAVSPMLNTGSTQNFGVTNQPTPVFIGYTGGVPTRYSFIDVIERSRMPDFVGVARLDQAWGSAQLSAAVHELNVGNVANGAGTGTGSNVSIPHTNNSYGWAVQGGLKINAPFIAPGDALYLQGAYGSGAQMYTGYCAYTGCYTQATTTIQGQKFTQYFSDATVNPFTGQLEQSTSFTATASYLHYWTPEWRSAFFGSYGEQSFSQSARLAQGAIFNLVNPNGTNTFGGNAVGTPGTRFFQLSQALRDTYQFVAGGSIIWSPVKDLDIGVEAFYTQIGLKSGRAIDQDKSPTAYANVAGINNGTFNPATATKDSISQVRFRVQRDF